TCGCATCGCCGAGGGCGAGGTGGACGAGCACTTTCCCGTCGACGTCTTCCAGACCGGATCCGGTACCAGCTCCAACATGAACGCCAACGAGGTCATCGCCTCGCTCTGCGCGGCCGAGGGCGTCACCGTCCATCCGAACGACGACGTCAACATGTCGCAGTCCTCCAACGACACCTTCCCCACCGCCACACACGTCGCCGCGACGGAGATGGCGCTGACCGAGCTCGTTCCCGCGCTGGGAGTGTTGGCCGAGTCGTTCGAGAGGAAGGCCACCGAGTGGCGGGACGTGGTCAAGTCCGGTCGTACCCACCTCATGGACGCGGTCCCCGTGACACTGGGCCAGGAGTTCGGCGGGTACGCGCGCCAGATCCGGGCCGGGGCAGAGCGCGTGTGCGCCACCCTGCCCCGGGTGGGCGAGCTCCCGATCGGAGGCACGGCGGCGGGCACCGGCCTCAACGCGCCGGACGGTTTCGGCACCGCCGTGGTCGAGGAGCTCCGGTCCCTCACCGGGCTCGAGGAGTTGCGTCTGGCCGAGGACCCGTTCGAGGCGCAGTCCGCCCGTGACGGTCTCGTGGAACTCTCCGGGGCGCTGCGCACGATCGCCGTCTCACTCACGAAGATCGCCAACGACGTCCGCTGGATGGGTTCCGGTCCGATGACCGGGTTGTCCGAGATCCACCTTCCGGATCTGCAGCCCGGGTCGTCGATCATGCCCGGCAAGGTCAACCCCGTGCTCTGCGAGACCATCTCCCAGGTGGCCGCCCAGGTCGTGGGTAACGACGCCGCCGTCGCCTGGGCCGGCGCGACCGGGGCCTTCGAGCTCAACACCGCTATCCCGGTGATGGCCCGCAACGTCCTCGAGTCCGCTCGAATCCTCACCACCTCGTCCACCCTCTTCGCCGAGCGCTGCATCGACGGGATCGAGCCCGACGTCGACCGGATGCGCCGCTACGCCGAGTCCTCGCCGTCGATCGTCACACCGCTCAACTCGGCGATCGGCTACGAGGAGGCCGCCCGGGTGGCCAAGCACGCCCTGGCGGAGGGGATGACGATCCGTGAGGCCGTGATCGCCCTGGGCTTCGTCCCCGACCCGCTGAGCGAGGACGAGCTGGACCGCCGCCTCGACGTGCTCGGGATGACGGGGCTCGACCGCACGCGCTGACGCCGGGGGCTGGCGTGGGGGTTCTGGCGTGGGGGTCCGGCGTCGGGGGTCTGCCACACAGCGCGGACACACACCGACCGGACGCGACCACAGGCGCCAGGCTGCGCTGCGTGTCTGGTCCGGACACGCAGCGCAGCCTCTGCTCGCCCGCGCATTCGGCCAGCGCGAGCGGCGGTGGCGCCCTCACACGGCGGTCACGCCGCGTGGATCCGGCGCAGCGCACCCGGCTCGCCGCCGGGGTGGAACTCCTCCAGCATGGTGGTGACGAGCTCGGCGATGGCCGAGCGCTCCGAGCGGTTGAGGGTGACGTGCGCGAACAGCGGATGCCCCTTGAGCTTCTCCACCACCGCCTGGATCCCGTCGTGGCGACCGACCCGCAGGTTGTCCCGCTGGGCCACATCGTGGGTGAGCACGACCCGCGAGCCCGTTCCCAGCCTGGAGAGCACCGTGAGCAGGACATTGCGCTCGAGGGACTGCGCCTCGTCGACGATCACGAAGGAGTCGTGCAGGCTCCGGCCACGGATGTGGGTGAGCGGCAGCACCTCCAGGATGTCCCGGTCCATGACCTCGTCGATCACGTTCTCGCTGACCAGACCCTCGAGGGTGTCAAATACGGCCTGTGACCACGGGGACATCTTCTCGGCCTCGCCACCCGGCAGGTATCCGAGCTCCTGGCCGCCGACGGCGTAGAGGGGGCGGAACACCACGATCTTGCGGTGGCGGCGACGTTCGAGGACCGACTCGAGTCCGGCGCACAGGGCGAGCGCGGACTTGCCGGTGCCGGCCCGCCCGCCGAGGGAGACGATCCCGATCGACTCGTCGAGCAGGCAGTCGATCGCGATGCGCTGCTCCGCGGACCGGCCGCGCAGGCCGAACACCTCGACATCGCCACGGACCAGCTTGAGGCCGCCGCCGTCGGTGACGCGGGCCAGCGCCGACGACGACTCGGTCTGGACCCGGATCCCGCAGTGCACCGGTGTCTCCCCGTCCAGGCCGGCGGCCCGGGCCGCGAGCGGAGAGGCCCCGCCGTCGGAGAACAGGGTGTCCACGAGGTCCTGGGTGGCGGGCAGGTTGGAGACCCCGCTGTAGCCGGTCAGCACCACGTCCTGGGCGTGGTACTCGTCGGCGGGCAGGCCCACCGAGCCGGCCTTGACCCGCAGGGGCACGTCCTTGGACACCAGGACGGTGTCGAGGCCTTCCGCGCGGAGGTTGAGCGCGCACGCGAGAATCCGGGCGTCCTCCCCGGTGTTCCGGAAACCGGAGGGCAGTATCGCCTGGTCGGTGTGGTTGAGCTCCACCCTCAGGGTGCCGCCCTGGTCGGTGATGGGCAGATCGCCGTCGAGCCGTCCGTGGCGCAGTCGCAGGTCCTCGAGGAGTCGGAGTGCCTCCCGGGCGAAGTATCCGAGCTCGGGGTGGTGACGCTTGCCCTCCAACTCCCCGATCACCGCGATGGGCAGCACCACGCGGTGCTCGGCGAAGCGGGTCACGGCCCACGGATCAGAGAGCAGAACCGAGGTGTCGAGGACGTAGGTACGTACGGTGTCGGTCACGGCGGACTCCTGGCCCGCGGCACCGCGGGCGAGCTGGGGGTGGACCGGTCGGCTCAGGTCACCTGGTGGTGACGGGGCCGGGTGCCGGCCCCCTCCCGATCGAGTGGATCGATCATCGGCTGGGACCTCCCGACGGTCGGCTTCCCCACCGACCGTTGCGACCTACGCTACGCCGGAATCACAAGAGTGTGAGTTAACTCATCGTGAATTCGTGAGGCTCCTCCGGCGGCCGGGACGGCGACTACGTCACGACACCCTCTCGAAGGCTGCGGCCAGGCCCTGCCCCCCGCCGAGGCACATCGTCTCCAGCGCGAACCGGCCCTGTCTCCGGGCGAGCTCACGGCACACGGTGGTGAGGATACGTGTCCCCGTGGCGCCGACGGGGTGACCGAGAGAGATCCCGGAACCGTGCACGTTGAGCCGCTCGCGGTCGGCGGTGGTGAAGCCGAACCCGGACTCCCACTCGCGCAGGCACGCCAGGACCTGGGCGGCGAAGGCCTCGTTGAGTTCGATCAGGTCGAAGTCCGCGAGGCGCAACCCGAGTGTGTCCAGCAGTTCGGCGGTGGCGGAGACGGGTCCGATCCCCATCCGGGCCGGATGCACCCCGGTCACCGACCAGCCCAGCGGTCTCACGTACGCCCGCAGGCCGAGGGCCGCAGCGCGCCCGCGGGTGGTCACGACGCACACGGCGGCGCCGTCGTTCTCACCGCTGGCGTTGCCGGCGGTCACGGTCGCGTCGGGGTCGACGCGGGAGCGCACGGGACGCAGCGCCGCCAGCGAGTCGGCGGTGACTCCTCGTCGCGGGTGCTCGTCGGTGTCGACGACGACGTCGTCCCCCCTGCGCTGAGGGACCCGCACCGGCACGATCTCCTCGTCGAACACTCCCCCGTCCTGCGCCGCGATCGCGCGCCGCTGGCTCTCGGCCGCCAGCTCGTCCTGCTCCCCGCGGGAGATCGAGTACTCGGCGCGGAGGTTCTCGGCGGTCTCGAGCATCCCGCCGGCCACCGGGTGGTCCCGACCGCCCGACGTCACCCGGCCTCGCGCAATCCGGTCGACGAACTCCACGCGGTCGCCGCGGACCCCACCACGCAGTCCCAGCGAGTAGAACTCACTGTTCGACATCGATTCCGCTCCCCCGGCGATCACCACGTCGCTCACGCCCACGGCCACCTGCATGGCGGCGTTGAGCACGGCCTGCAGACCGGATCCGCACCGACGGTCGATCTGGATCCCGGGGGTGCGGATGTCCAGCCCGGCGTCCAGGGCCGCGACGCGTCCGATCGCCGGGGCCTCACCGTTCGGGTAGCACTGCCCCAGGATCACGTCGTCGACGTCCGTGGCGGCCAGACCGGTCCGCTCGACCAGTCCGGCGATCGCGGCCGCGGCGAGATCGGCGGCCCCGAGTGGGGCGAGGGCGCCGTGGCGGCGCCCCACCGCGGTGCGCACGGGTTCGCAGACCACGATGTCGGCCAGGGCCTCCGCCATGCGGGGACCGGGTCCCCGGGTCATGGCGTGGCTCCTCGGGGCACCTGACGCGCGGTGCGGGGTGTCCGGGGCCGCGTCATCGACTCACTCCACCATCATCCGGACGGTCTCGGCGACGACCGCCGGACGATCCCCGCCCTCGACCTCGACGGTCACCAGACTGTTGAGCTGGACACCCGAGGACTTGCGCTGGAGCGAGGTGAGTTGGATCCCCGCCCGGATGCGCGACCCCACCGGCACCGGCGCCGGGAACCGCACCTTGTCGAGGCCGTAGTTGATCATCATCCGGAAGCCCCGGATCTCCATGACCTCCGCTCCCAGCACCGGGAGCAGGGAGAGGGTGAGGTACCCGTGGGCGATGGTGACCCCGTACGGCCCCTCCGCCGCGCGGACCGGGTCGACGTGGATCCACTGGTGGTCCCCGGTCGCCTCGGCGAACGCGTCGATCCGCTCCTGGGTGATCTCCATCCAGTCGCTGTAGCCCACGTGCCGGCCGATCTCCGCCTCGAGCTGGTCGAGCCCCTCGAACACCTTCATGACAGTCCTCCTCGTGACACCAGTTGGGATGCGATGACGTTGCGTTGGATCTCGTTGGTGCCCTCGCCGACGATCATCAGGGGCGCGTCGCGGAAATAGCGCTCCACGTCGTACTCGGTCGAATACCCGTAGCCGCCGTGGATACGGACCGCGTCGAGTGCGATCTCCATGCCGACCTCGGACGCGAAGAGCTTGGCCATCCCCGCCTCCATGTCGCAGCGCTCGCCGGCATCGGAACGCTCGGCGGCGTGCAGCGTGAGTTGGCGGGCGGCGGAGAGCTTGGTGGCCATGTTGGCCAGATGATGGCCGATCGCCTGGTGCTTCCAGATCGGTTGCCCGAACGACTCACGCTGCTGCGCGTACGCGAGCGAGTCCTCGAGCGCGGCCGCGGCCACGCCGAGGGCGCGGCTCGCCACCTGGATCCGCCCGGTCTCGAGGCCCTTCATCATCTGGGCGAATCCACGTCCGGGCTCGCCGCCGAGCACCTGTGTGGCGGGCGTGCGATAACCGTCGAAGGCCAACTCGCACGTCTCGACGCCCTTGTACCCGAGCTTGGGTAGATCTCTGGATACCGTCAGTCCGGGTCCGTGCTCGACCAGCACGATCGAGATCCCCGTGTGCGTGGGAGTGGCCGCCGGGTCCGTCTTGCACAACAGGGCGATGAGGCCGGAGCGGCGCGCGTTGGAGATCCACGTCTTGGCGCCGGTGATCACCAGGTCCTCGCCGTCGGGCTTCGCGACGGTGCTCATGCCCTGCAGGTCGGACCCCCCGCCGGGCTCGGTCAGCGCCATCGTCGCCCGCAGTTCACCCGTGGCCATCGTCGGGAGATAGGTGGCCTTCTGTTCCTCGGTCCCGAACTCGGTGAGGAGCTTGGCCACCACCGTGTGCCCGCCCATGGCCCCGGCGAGCGACATCCAGCCGCGGGCGAGTTCCTCGGTGACGCGCACGTAGCAGGGCATCGAGACCGGCGTCCCGCCGTACTCCTCGGGCACGGCCAGGCCGTAGATCCCGATCTGCTTCATCTGTTCGATCCAGCGCTCCGGGTACTCGTTCGCGTGTTCCAACTCGAGCACGGACGGCTTGACGTCGCGGTCGATGAACTGGCGCACGGTCGCGATCAGATAGGACTCTTCGTCGTTCAGATCCGGCACTGTGGAACACCTCGTCGTCGTCTCGGGCCGCCCGCCCGGCGGGGCGTGGGCCCATCGTCGCAACCTCCAGCCCAATAGTCAATAATCATGCGCATGGTTTGTATAGGATGGTGGTCATGGACAGAAGCGACGCCGGTCCCGTCGGCGGCCCCTACTTCGACGAGCTGACGGTGGGGCAGGTCGTCACCGACGCCCCGTCCGTCACCTTGACGGAGGGTCTCGCCGCGGCGCATCAGGCGATCCTCGGCGACCGACTGCGCCTTCCCCTGGACCACCACCTCGCCCACGCCGTGACCGGCGGCACGGTGGCTCACCCCGGGCTGGTCACCGATGTGGCGATAGGCCAGTCCACCGTGATCACCCAGCGCGTCAGGGCCAACCTCTTCTACCGCGGCCTGCGTCTGTTCACCGCGCCCCGGATCGGTGACACGGTGACAACCCGGACGGAGGTCGTGGGTCTCAAGTCCACCACGTCCAGGCCGGGCCGCGCCGCCACCGGGCTGGCCGCACTGCGCGTGACCACCACCGATCAGGACGGACGGACCGTCCTGGACTTCCACCGCTGCGCCATGGTGCCGCTGGCCCCGGGCGTCGACCCGGAATCGTGCGCGCACGCCGACGACCTGTCGGTGATCGGGGCCGGGGCTGCTCGGCCGTGGGCGGCACCCGGCGGGTGGGACCTCGCCGCCTACCGCTCCGCGGTTCCCGGGGCCGGCGACACCCTCCCCGCCGAAGGCTCCGTCCTGCGCCCGGGCGCCGACGTGGTGTCGAGCGCACCGGAGCTGGCCCGGCTCACCATGAACATCGCCCAGACCCATCACGACGCCCGTGTCTCCGGCACCGGCCGGTTGGTCTACGGCGGCCACACCATCGGGCTCGCTCTCTCGCAGGCCACGCGCGCGCTGCCAGCGATGGTCACCGTGCTCGGATGGCACTCGTGCGACCACCTGGGCCCGGTCCGCGAGGGCGACACCCTGAGCAGCGAACTCGTGGTGGGGGCCGCGGTCGGCCTGGCGGGCGGCGGCACCGCGCTGGACCTCAGATCCCTCGTCACCGCACACCGGGCGGACGGCGAGGCACCCGTCCTGGACTGGACGTACACCGTCCTCATGGCCTGCGACGGGGGACGGGGATAATGGTTGTCATGAGTTCAGGCAGCGGCGGCACACGCCCGGGGGTCGGTCGACCCAAGAAGACGGCGCTCATCGTGGCCCAGCAGATCGTCGAGGACATCTCCCGGCGCGGGAACACGGTGGGTGACCGACTGCCGCCGGAGCACCTCATGCTGGAGGAGTACGGGGTCGGCCGCGGCACGCTCCGTGAGTCGCTGCGCTACCTGGAACTCCAGGGAGTCATCATGCTCAAGCCGGGCCCGGGTGGCGGGCCCATCGTGCAGCAACCCGACGGGGGAACGCTCGCGGCCACGCTGAGTCTGCTCCTGCAGTTCGAGAACGCCCCGTTCTCCACCATCATGGAAGCCCGCGCCGCACTCGAGCCCTCCATCGCGCGGCTGGCGACCACCCGGATCGACGACGCCGGTCTCGAGCGACTCGCCGAGAACCTCCGCGTGGCCCGAGAACAGATAGGCGATCAGGCCGTGTTCTCCGCGCAGTCCGAACGTTTCCACGAGCTGATCGCGTGGGGCTCCGGGAACGCACTCTTCGGGTACCTCTTCGACGCCCTGACGGGCCTCATCGCCGGCGCGTCCATGGGGATCACGTACCCCCGGCGGCAGCGCGAGCTGACCTGCGACATCCACGACGAGATCTACGCCGCGATCGCCGACCGGGACGCCGATGCCGCGTCCCGGCTCATGTCGGTCCACATCCACGAGCACACCACGTATCTCGAGAAGCGGTT
This Dietzia psychralcaliphila DNA region includes the following protein-coding sequences:
- a CDS encoding MaoC family dehydratase, translating into MKVFEGLDQLEAEIGRHVGYSDWMEITQERIDAFAEATGDHQWIHVDPVRAAEGPYGVTIAHGYLTLSLLPVLGAEVMEIRGFRMMINYGLDKVRFPAPVPVGSRIRAGIQLTSLQRKSSGVQLNSLVTVEVEGGDRPAVVAETVRMMVE
- a CDS encoding PhoH family protein; this translates as MTDTVRTYVLDTSVLLSDPWAVTRFAEHRVVLPIAVIGELEGKRHHPELGYFAREALRLLEDLRLRHGRLDGDLPITDQGGTLRVELNHTDQAILPSGFRNTGEDARILACALNLRAEGLDTVLVSKDVPLRVKAGSVGLPADEYHAQDVVLTGYSGVSNLPATQDLVDTLFSDGGASPLAARAAGLDGETPVHCGIRVQTESSSALARVTDGGGLKLVRGDVEVFGLRGRSAEQRIAIDCLLDESIGIVSLGGRAGTGKSALALCAGLESVLERRRHRKIVVFRPLYAVGGQELGYLPGGEAEKMSPWSQAVFDTLEGLVSENVIDEVMDRDILEVLPLTHIRGRSLHDSFVIVDEAQSLERNVLLTVLSRLGTGSRVVLTHDVAQRDNLRVGRHDGIQAVVEKLKGHPLFAHVTLNRSERSAIAELVTTMLEEFHPGGEPGALRRIHAA
- a CDS encoding class II fumarate hydratase, with amino-acid sequence MADQTEFRIEHDTMGEVRVPVDALWRAQTQRAVENFPVSGSGLERAQIRALGLLKSACATVNGRLGLLDGAKVDAIVAAAGRIAEGEVDEHFPVDVFQTGSGTSSNMNANEVIASLCAAEGVTVHPNDDVNMSQSSNDTFPTATHVAATEMALTELVPALGVLAESFERKATEWRDVVKSGRTHLMDAVPVTLGQEFGGYARQIRAGAERVCATLPRVGELPIGGTAAGTGLNAPDGFGTAVVEELRSLTGLEELRLAEDPFEAQSARDGLVELSGALRTIAVSLTKIANDVRWMGSGPMTGLSEIHLPDLQPGSSIMPGKVNPVLCETISQVAAQVVGNDAAVAWAGATGAFELNTAIPVMARNVLESARILTTSSTLFAERCIDGIEPDVDRMRRYAESSPSIVTPLNSAIGYEEAARVAKHALAEGMTIREAVIALGFVPDPLSEDELDRRLDVLGMTGLDRTR
- a CDS encoding FadR/GntR family transcriptional regulator, whose product is MSSGSGGTRPGVGRPKKTALIVAQQIVEDISRRGNTVGDRLPPEHLMLEEYGVGRGTLRESLRYLELQGVIMLKPGPGGGPIVQQPDGGTLAATLSLLLQFENAPFSTIMEARAALEPSIARLATTRIDDAGLERLAENLRVAREQIGDQAVFSAQSERFHELIAWGSGNALFGYLFDALTGLIAGASMGITYPRRQRELTCDIHDEIYAAIADRDADAASRLMSVHIHEHTTYLEKRFHAALAQPIRWELDG
- a CDS encoding acyl-CoA dehydrogenase family protein, giving the protein MPDLNDEESYLIATVRQFIDRDVKPSVLELEHANEYPERWIEQMKQIGIYGLAVPEEYGGTPVSMPCYVRVTEELARGWMSLAGAMGGHTVVAKLLTEFGTEEQKATYLPTMATGELRATMALTEPGGGSDLQGMSTVAKPDGEDLVITGAKTWISNARRSGLIALLCKTDPAATPTHTGISIVLVEHGPGLTVSRDLPKLGYKGVETCELAFDGYRTPATQVLGGEPGRGFAQMMKGLETGRIQVASRALGVAAAALEDSLAYAQQRESFGQPIWKHQAIGHHLANMATKLSAARQLTLHAAERSDAGERCDMEAGMAKLFASEVGMEIALDAVRIHGGYGYSTEYDVERYFRDAPLMIVGEGTNEIQRNVIASQLVSRGGLS
- a CDS encoding acetyl-CoA C-acetyltransferase codes for the protein MTRGPGPRMAEALADIVVCEPVRTAVGRRHGALAPLGAADLAAAAIAGLVERTGLAATDVDDVILGQCYPNGEAPAIGRVAALDAGLDIRTPGIQIDRRCGSGLQAVLNAAMQVAVGVSDVVIAGGAESMSNSEFYSLGLRGGVRGDRVEFVDRIARGRVTSGGRDHPVAGGMLETAENLRAEYSISRGEQDELAAESQRRAIAAQDGGVFDEEIVPVRVPQRRGDDVVVDTDEHPRRGVTADSLAALRPVRSRVDPDATVTAGNASGENDGAAVCVVTTRGRAAALGLRAYVRPLGWSVTGVHPARMGIGPVSATAELLDTLGLRLADFDLIELNEAFAAQVLACLREWESGFGFTTADRERLNVHGSGISLGHPVGATGTRILTTVCRELARRQGRFALETMCLGGGQGLAAAFERVS
- a CDS encoding MaoC family dehydratase, which encodes MDRSDAGPVGGPYFDELTVGQVVTDAPSVTLTEGLAAAHQAILGDRLRLPLDHHLAHAVTGGTVAHPGLVTDVAIGQSTVITQRVRANLFYRGLRLFTAPRIGDTVTTRTEVVGLKSTTSRPGRAATGLAALRVTTTDQDGRTVLDFHRCAMVPLAPGVDPESCAHADDLSVIGAGAARPWAAPGGWDLAAYRSAVPGAGDTLPAEGSVLRPGADVVSSAPELARLTMNIAQTHHDARVSGTGRLVYGGHTIGLALSQATRALPAMVTVLGWHSCDHLGPVREGDTLSSELVVGAAVGLAGGGTALDLRSLVTAHRADGEAPVLDWTYTVLMACDGGRG